In one window of Bizionia sp. M204 DNA:
- a CDS encoding outer membrane beta-barrel protein, translating to MKQKLLLTLSILFFINSYSQQKKIEFQLSLGPTFSIPKTSKLNNSDINGNPEIKTSINIGAFILPSLNYRLAEKTSLDIGLGFYMDRFTIEDRNANVISEGNRSVNQIQTPININFHFGNNNSYLFGIGGFSSFLLSAKEKGESRINSSGFTTGGDIPIENPLVTNMSQNFDNDIKNKYNSVSFGAFIQLKKNISFSTKTNGFLLLKINQNFNSIKNNHSAPGIGLIEFKNEKEPTTINLGIGIEI from the coding sequence ATGAAACAAAAACTTTTACTTACCTTATCAATCCTATTTTTCATTAACTCATATTCTCAACAGAAAAAAATTGAATTTCAACTATCTTTAGGCCCCACATTTTCAATTCCTAAAACAAGCAAACTAAACAACTCTGATATAAATGGCAATCCTGAAATAAAGACCTCAATAAACATCGGTGCATTTATTTTACCAAGTTTAAATTATAGGCTCGCTGAAAAAACTTCCCTGGACATTGGATTAGGTTTTTATATGGACAGATTTACTATTGAAGATCGAAATGCGAACGTAATAAGTGAAGGAAATAGAAGTGTTAATCAAATTCAAACACCAATCAATATAAATTTCCATTTTGGAAATAATAATTCCTATCTATTTGGAATTGGTGGTTTTAGTAGTTTTTTGTTATCTGCAAAAGAAAAAGGAGAATCACGAATTAACTCTTCTGGTTTTACTACTGGTGGCGATATACCAATCGAGAACCCTCTTGTAACAAATATGTCACAAAATTTCGACAATGATATTAAGAACAAATATAATTCTGTTAGTTTTGGCGCATTTATTCAATTAAAAAAAAACATATCATTTTCAACTAAAACCAATGGGTTTTTACTTTTAAAAATCAATCAGAATTTTAATTCAATAAAAAACAATCATTCTGCCCCAGGAATTGGTTTAATTGAATTTAAGAATGAAAAAGAACCTACTACTATTAATTTAGGAATTGGAATTGAAATATAA
- a CDS encoding YceI family protein has protein sequence MKNNTNWSIDTAHSEIAFKVKHMMISTVTGHFEDFQATAKTNGDDFNNAILEFSAKTASINTKNKDRDTHLKSDDFFNSEKFPEMTFVSKSFNGDTLVGDLTIRDVTKEITLDAELNGIAVDPYGQTKAGFEMTGNINRKDFNLTWSAVTEAGSIVVSDKVKLVIDVQFIKQS, from the coding sequence ATGAAAAATAACACAAATTGGTCTATTGACACCGCACATTCAGAAATTGCTTTTAAAGTAAAACACATGATGATTTCAACAGTAACTGGTCATTTCGAAGATTTCCAGGCAACTGCAAAAACAAATGGCGATGATTTTAACAATGCTATTTTAGAATTTAGTGCCAAAACAGCATCTATTAACACTAAAAATAAAGATAGAGACACACATTTAAAATCGGATGATTTTTTCAACTCTGAAAAATTCCCTGAAATGACTTTTGTTTCAAAATCTTTTAATGGTGATACATTGGTGGGCGATTTAACAATAAGAGACGTAACCAAAGAAATTACGTTGGACGCCGAACTTAATGGTATTGCAGTAGATCCTTACGGACAAACAAAAGCTGGATTTGAGATGACAGGAAACATTAACAGAAAAGATTTCAATTTAACGTGGAGTGCTGTAACGGAAGCAGGAAGCATTGTTGTTTCCGATAAGGTGAAATTGGTAATTGATGTACAATTCATCAAGCAATCATAA
- a CDS encoding tetratricopeptide repeat protein translates to MIKKTFFLILILFQYLLTFSQVRESIININDSELKLLINKAENGDADAQIELGARYYNGYGVLKDYEKSTYWTKKSAEQGLPDAQYALAIYYGSGSGVPKDIEKALYWFEKSALQENKHAQFQLGRMYFFGKGVMPDKKKGVTWIKKSMDNGSERAKKIWDEKKLWEYL, encoded by the coding sequence ATGATAAAAAAAACATTTTTTTTAATTCTGATATTATTTCAATATCTCTTAACTTTTAGCCAAGTTAGAGAATCTATCATTAATATTAATGATTCCGAATTAAAGCTACTAATAAATAAAGCGGAGAATGGAGATGCTGATGCTCAAATTGAACTTGGTGCAAGATATTATAATGGGTATGGAGTTTTAAAAGACTATGAAAAAAGCACTTATTGGACTAAAAAAAGTGCAGAACAAGGATTGCCTGATGCGCAATATGCATTAGCCATCTATTACGGTTCTGGTAGTGGAGTTCCTAAAGATATTGAGAAAGCTTTATATTGGTTTGAAAAAAGTGCCCTGCAAGAAAATAAGCATGCCCAGTTTCAACTTGGTAGAATGTACTTTTTTGGTAAAGGTGTTATGCCTGATAAAAAAAAGGGTGTGACTTGGATAAAAAAGAGTATGGATAATGGCTCTGAAAGAGCAAAAAAAATATGGGATGAAAAAAAATTATGGGAATATCTCTAG
- a CDS encoding outer membrane beta-barrel protein — translation MKKLNVMMLALSLLATIGMQAQEQMETKESKFNILASGGIGYGIMDNDNAPNYNMNSNTGDLLLNYRVHSKFGIATGVGFNQLSGNGFNAIGNFYHERYLIRIPLLLTFDKQVADKFSIIGHLGPYAQNVFKDEYSFNAAKIEDVYDGWNFGFQLGLGFVYQIEPHFGIGINYTGQSDFTKLETRNSAVFNDEQKLKNLNTFGLVLQFNL, via the coding sequence ATGAAAAAATTAAATGTAATGATGCTTGCGCTATCACTTTTGGCAACGATTGGCATGCAGGCGCAAGAACAAATGGAAACTAAAGAATCTAAATTTAACATTTTAGCTTCTGGTGGTATTGGTTATGGTATTATGGACAATGATAATGCTCCAAATTACAATATGAATAGTAATACGGGAGATTTATTATTGAATTATCGTGTTCATTCAAAATTTGGAATAGCAACAGGGGTTGGATTTAATCAATTAAGTGGAAATGGCTTTAATGCCATTGGTAATTTTTACCACGAGCGTTATTTAATAAGAATTCCTTTATTACTAACATTTGACAAACAAGTTGCAGATAAATTCAGCATAATAGGACATTTGGGACCTTATGCTCAAAACGTTTTTAAGGATGAATATTCGTTTAATGCAGCGAAAATTGAAGATGTTTATGACGGTTGGAACTTCGGATTTCAATTAGGTCTTGGTTTTGTATATCAAATAGAACCGCATTTTGGTATTGGAATAAATTATACGGGACAATCAGACTTCACTAAGTTGGAAACTCGAAACAGCGCTGTTTTTAATGACGAACAAAAGCTAAAAAACTTAAATACCTTCGGTTTAGTTTTGCAATTTAATTTGTAA
- a CDS encoding amidohydrolase family protein — MKNRTLIKNGLLFSGCQDEKAKIQDILILENGKIGNIGIIEADEEAHIIDAKGKWVVPGFVDSHTHYDAELIASPGLKESARHGVTSIILGVVQ, encoded by the coding sequence ATGAAAAATAGAACACTCATTAAAAACGGCTTATTGTTCTCCGGTTGTCAAGATGAAAAAGCAAAAATTCAAGATATTTTAATTCTTGAAAATGGTAAAATCGGTAACATAGGAATCATTGAAGCAGATGAAGAAGCGCACATAATTGATGCCAAAGGAAAATGGGTGGTTCCTGGTTTTGTAGATTCGCATACGCATTATGATGCAGAATTAATTGCTTCTCCAGGACTTAAAGAATCGGCTAGACATGGTGTTACGTCCATTATTTTGGGAGTTGTTCAGTGA
- a CDS encoding pirin family protein, giving the protein MNTIIHRAETRGAANHGWLNSHHTFSFANYHNPERMNFGVLRVLNDDTVAAGMGFGTHPHDNMEIISIPLAGDLEHKDSMGNVAVIKEGDVQVLSAGTGVTHSEYNKNKDKEVKFLQIWVFPKTKNVTPRYDQVSIRDISKENEFYQVLSPNKDDQGVWINQDAWFHLGNFTKGSTDEYKIKKTGNGVYAFILEGAVEINGEKLSKRDGIGIWDTESITVKASENARVLLMEVPMTM; this is encoded by the coding sequence ATGAATACAATAATTCACAGAGCAGAAACACGAGGCGCAGCAAATCACGGTTGGTTAAACTCACACCATACGTTTAGTTTCGCAAATTATCACAATCCAGAAAGAATGAATTTTGGCGTACTACGCGTATTAAATGATGATACGGTAGCTGCAGGAATGGGCTTTGGAACACATCCTCACGACAATATGGAAATTATCTCCATTCCTTTGGCAGGCGATTTGGAACATAAAGACAGTATGGGAAATGTGGCTGTCATTAAAGAAGGTGATGTACAAGTATTAAGTGCTGGAACTGGTGTTACGCATTCGGAATACAATAAAAACAAAGACAAGGAAGTGAAATTTCTACAAATTTGGGTATTTCCTAAAACCAAAAATGTAACGCCACGATACGATCAAGTTTCTATTAGAGATATTTCTAAAGAAAATGAATTTTACCAAGTGCTTTCGCCTAATAAAGATGATCAAGGCGTTTGGATTAATCAAGACGCGTGGTTTCATTTAGGAAATTTCACCAAAGGAAGCACCGATGAATATAAAATCAAGAAAACAGGTAATGGCGTGTATGCGTTTATTCTGGAAGGTGCTGTAGAAATTAACGGCGAAAAGCTTTCCAAACGAGATGGTATAGGAATTTGGGATACAGAGAGCATTACTGTAAAAGCATCAGAAAATGCCCGTGTTCTTTTAATGGAAGTACCCATGACCATGTAA
- a CDS encoding helix-turn-helix domain-containing protein, translated as MSTVKIYQDVNREKESASFGISKMEAIYTKRNGEVDEPHRHNYYTVLIIHKAKGQHKIDFNTYNLANQQIFFVAPGQVHQVIETEQSFGYAMTFSNQFLVENSIPLSFIESLNLFHNYGQSPPLEPNNNQFKNIEHFAHQIFNLFNSNAKMKFLSIGSFLKLLLIECNNICSINPIESDVDTSGDNLIRTFKNAVNNHYKKEHSTTFYANALHITPDHLNRTFKARIGKTAKDYIQARIITEAKRLLYFTDLNTKEIAYELGFNEPANFSAFFKKHTQVSPSSFKKNEITS; from the coding sequence ATGAGCACAGTCAAAATTTATCAAGATGTTAATAGAGAAAAGGAAAGCGCCAGTTTTGGGATTTCCAAAATGGAAGCTATTTACACCAAACGAAATGGAGAAGTTGACGAGCCTCACAGACATAATTATTACACGGTTTTAATAATCCATAAAGCCAAGGGACAACATAAAATTGATTTTAATACTTACAATTTAGCAAACCAACAAATTTTCTTTGTAGCTCCCGGACAAGTACATCAAGTTATAGAAACAGAACAATCGTTTGGGTATGCCATGACATTTTCCAATCAGTTTTTAGTAGAAAACTCTATTCCCCTATCCTTTATTGAAAGTTTGAATCTCTTTCACAATTACGGACAAAGCCCTCCATTAGAGCCAAATAATAATCAATTTAAAAATATAGAACATTTTGCGCATCAAATTTTCAATTTATTCAATAGTAATGCAAAAATGAAATTCTTATCTATTGGTTCATTTTTAAAACTCTTACTGATAGAGTGTAATAATATTTGTTCCATTAACCCCATTGAATCTGATGTTGACACCTCTGGAGATAACCTGATTAGGACCTTTAAAAATGCGGTAAACAATCACTACAAAAAAGAGCATTCTACCACTTTTTACGCCAATGCGCTTCATATAACACCAGATCATTTAAACCGAACTTTTAAAGCTAGAATTGGTAAAACTGCCAAAGATTATATTCAAGCCCGAATTATAACTGAAGCTAAAAGGTTACTATATTTCACCGATTTAAACACGAAAGAAATAGCCTATGAATTAGGATTCAATGAGCCTGCCAATTTTAGTGCATTCTTCAAAAAGCATACACAGGTATCGCCTTCAAGCTTCAAGAAAAACGAGATTACATCATAA
- a CDS encoding amidohydrolase family protein, which produces MSAIYNSPQDISDSFTRVEAIPRDIMLPLLQKEKTWTNAKEWKAYISKLPLGINVASFVGHSDLRMHAMGIERSLQDNETATKEEQDHMLHMLNEVLDAVFIGLSTMDNPWDKMDGNRYWSHKTPSFYSSWKERKNLIELLRKRDAILQGAPNLVTRINAINYMLASSGVFRKPLKTTMIAMMDLIGDRYIYPLISTASKAINTIANANFRMQTPPCPFTVYYDGVDSVMFEEFPSGEAMRHLAKNLDERNDLIRDPEFREAFKKEIKKKFAPKVWHKDLSKTLIIDCPDSSMIGKNFYDLAEEHQQHPVDFFLDTIIQYDKKIRWTTTIANDRVEKYDGLYNHKHNLISFSDAGAHLNNMTFYNFPLKMIKVVQESIDAGKPIMSMEKCIWRLTKEQADWFGLDCGHLKPGKIADLVIFDPNKFDAITETVETGQIEEFNNYDRLVNRNHGTVSRVMVGGKTIFENENFVSDYATTKKYGRFLEKQ; this is translated from the coding sequence GTGAGTGCTATTTACAATTCGCCTCAAGATATTTCGGACTCCTTTACCAGAGTTGAAGCCATTCCAAGAGATATTATGTTGCCCTTACTTCAAAAAGAAAAAACGTGGACCAATGCCAAAGAGTGGAAAGCCTATATTTCCAAATTACCCTTAGGCATTAATGTGGCTTCCTTTGTAGGGCATTCAGATTTACGCATGCATGCCATGGGTATTGAACGTTCTTTACAAGATAATGAAACCGCTACAAAAGAGGAACAAGACCACATGCTCCACATGCTGAATGAGGTTTTGGATGCAGTTTTTATAGGCTTGTCCACCATGGATAATCCATGGGATAAAATGGATGGCAATCGGTATTGGTCGCATAAAACACCATCATTTTACTCGTCATGGAAAGAACGAAAAAACCTGATTGAATTACTGCGAAAACGCGATGCCATTTTACAAGGCGCGCCAAATCTAGTCACCCGAATTAATGCCATTAATTATATGTTGGCCAGTTCAGGAGTCTTTAGAAAACCACTTAAAACAACCATGATTGCCATGATGGATTTAATTGGCGACCGCTATATTTATCCATTAATTTCAACAGCAAGTAAAGCAATTAATACCATAGCCAATGCAAACTTTAGAATGCAAACGCCGCCTTGCCCATTTACGGTTTATTACGATGGCGTAGACTCAGTGATGTTTGAAGAATTTCCTAGTGGTGAAGCCATGAGGCACCTAGCCAAAAATTTAGACGAAAGAAACGACTTGATTAGAGATCCTGAATTTAGAGAGGCCTTTAAAAAGGAAATAAAGAAAAAATTTGCGCCCAAAGTTTGGCATAAAGATTTAAGCAAAACCTTGATTATTGATTGTCCAGATTCGAGCATGATTGGTAAAAACTTTTATGATCTTGCTGAAGAACACCAGCAGCATCCCGTAGATTTCTTTTTGGACACTATAATTCAATATGATAAAAAGATTAGATGGACAACCACCATTGCCAATGATCGCGTTGAAAAATATGATGGCTTGTATAATCATAAACATAATTTAATTAGCTTCTCGGATGCTGGAGCCCACTTAAACAATATGACCTTCTATAATTTTCCGTTGAAAATGATAAAAGTCGTCCAAGAATCTATAGATGCTGGCAAGCCAATTATGTCCATGGAAAAATGTATCTGGCGATTAACAAAAGAGCAAGCCGATTGGTTTGGTTTAGATTGTGGACACCTAAAACCAGGTAAAATAGCCGATTTGGTAATTTTTGATCCTAATAAATTTGATGCCATTACAGAAACTGTAGAAACGGGACAGATTGAAGAATTTAATAATTACGACCGACTTGTGAATAGAAATCACGGAACCGTTTCCCGAGTTATGGTTGGCGGAAAAACTATTTTTGAAAATGAAAATTTTGTATCGGATTATGCCACCACTAAAAAATATGGTAGATTTCTAGAGAAACAATAA
- a CDS encoding DUF2200 domain-containing protein, which produces MKTTPKHNERVANMTFASVFPHYVTKVEKKGRTIEELYEVIEWLTGFNKTNLHKLIDEKVTFETFFNKATLNPHADLITGVICGYRIEEIDNPLTKQVRYLDKLIDELAKGRKMDKILRKTNV; this is translated from the coding sequence ATGAAAACAACACCAAAACATAATGAACGCGTAGCCAACATGACATTCGCGTCCGTATTTCCACATTATGTGACAAAAGTGGAAAAGAAAGGCCGAACAATTGAAGAATTATATGAAGTTATTGAGTGGCTAACAGGTTTTAATAAAACCAACCTACATAAGCTTATTGATGAGAAAGTTACGTTTGAAACATTCTTTAATAAAGCAACTTTAAATCCACATGCAGACCTTATTACAGGTGTAATTTGTGGTTACCGCATTGAAGAAATTGATAACCCTTTAACAAAACAAGTCCGTTATTTAGATAAATTAATAGATGAGTTAGCGAAGGGTAGAAAAATGGATAAAATATTACGTAAAACAAACGTATAA
- a CDS encoding GNAT family N-acetyltransferase, translating into MELIIKEQENKGFAMARENNKRAGLMTYSIAGEQHIIIDHTEVDPEFQGKNIGKQLLYKIVEMAREKNIKITPLCPYANAEFKKLADIQDVLKK; encoded by the coding sequence ATGGAATTAATAATTAAAGAACAAGAGAACAAAGGCTTTGCAATGGCTAGGGAAAATAATAAAAGAGCAGGATTAATGACCTATTCCATTGCAGGTGAACAGCATATAATTATTGATCACACAGAAGTTGATCCTGAATTTCAAGGCAAAAATATTGGAAAACAATTGCTCTACAAAATTGTAGAAATGGCAAGAGAAAAAAATATTAAAATTACACCTCTTTGTCCTTATGCCAATGCAGAGTTTAAAAAGCTTGCAGACATTCAAGACGTATTAAAAAAATAA
- a CDS encoding cytochrome c produces MCHKFQKHVTEHFEKASVRLVVLSLLVFSQLSCNQHKDDYDSAMNNQDSLVNRGQVVFQNNCGMCHKIDKQAAGVTMHSFSKTMKKNDLYKFLIEGKQHPQVKISLKETEALTAFINNK; encoded by the coding sequence ATGTGTCACAAATTCCAAAAACACGTTACGGAGCATTTTGAAAAAGCATCAGTCCGTTTAGTTGTATTAAGCTTACTTGTTTTCAGTCAGTTGTCGTGTAACCAACATAAAGATGACTATGATAGCGCCATGAATAATCAAGATTCCCTAGTGAACCGAGGTCAAGTCGTTTTTCAAAATAACTGTGGTATGTGTCATAAAATTGATAAGCAAGCAGCTGGGGTAACAATGCATTCTTTTTCTAAAACCATGAAAAAAAATGATTTATACAAATTTTTAATTGAAGGTAAGCAACACCCACAAGTAAAAATTTCTCTTAAAGAAACAGAGGCTCTTACCGCGTTTATAAATAATAAATAA